A region of the Planctomycetota bacterium genome:
GATTTCTGTTTCTTTTCCGTCGCGTAAAACGACCATTTTTATGGTATCGCCGACCTTCTTTTCCATCAGGACTTTTTGGTAATCACCGATTTCTTTTATTTCAGCGCCGTCAATCCTGATAATGACATCGCCTTCTCTTAAACCGGATTTTTCCGCGGGCGAGCCTGGGTTTACTCCTTTTATCAATACACCCTTGACTTTCGAATCGAAACCGGGCTGCGTACCGATATAGGGACGCGGCTTGCCGGACGGCATGGCAATCTTAGGCATTTCCTTAAAGGCTTCGATTTCCGGTAAATTAGCAATATCCATGATAAAGCGCCCGGCTAGACCGGTTATCTTTTCCAGCCCTTCGTAATTTATTTTCTCCGATGTATCGCTCGGACGATGATAATCCTGATTGGCGCCGCTAAAGAAGAAATAAGCCGGAACGCGCGCCATCCAAAACGCCACCTGATCGCTGCCGGAAGAGATTTCCTCGTAAGCCAGATTAAGTTTGGTTTCGCGATTGGCCTTATCCAAAACATCCTTCAACGACGGGATGGTCTTTCCTCCGAAGACATAAAGCTTATCAGTCATCCGGCCGATAGTATCAAGATTCAACATAAACCGTGTCTTCTGTAAATCCCAGAGCGGGTTTTTGACGTAATTGCTTGAGCCGAGCATTCCGCCTGATTCGGTGGATTCCTCGCCGTCAAAGGCGATAAAGATAATCGTCCTTTTGGGCGCTTCCAGCATCGCGTGCAACTGGCGCGCCACGCCCAGCAAGGCAACAACACCGGAGGCATTGTCATCCGCACCATAATAAATCTGATTAGTTTTTTCATCCATTCCAAGATGGTCGTAATGGGCACCGATGATAACGGCTTCTTCCTTTTTTGAAGAGCCCCAGATGCAGCCGACCACGTTCTGGAGCGTTTTTTCTTTAACATCGAAAGTCTGGAGATAAACCGCCGGGGTTATTTCCGTTGCCACCTGCGGCTTCAAAGTTTCCAAGCCAATTTTATGGAATTCACCGGCGATATACAACGCAACTTTCAGGTTTTCCATGGAGCCAGCTTTCCTGCCGGCTAACTCATCGCCGCAAAGGAATGACATATCCTTTTTCAACTGGTCCAGGCCCGTGATATTGGCAGGTTGCTTATCAAGCGGTTGTGTAACCGGCGCTTGTTTACAACCCCATTGGCAGCTTACAGACAAAACCACAAGCATTACCACAATTAACAGCTTCCTCATATTTTATCTCCTATATTAATAATATTGATATAAAGTTTTACCTCATATTGGTGGAATCGTCAAGTATTTAGGGCATGACTGTGAGCTTACCGAAAAGCCTAAAAATCCCTGCCGCCTTCGCTGTTATACTTCCAATTGACCTTTATGGAATCGG
Encoded here:
- a CDS encoding M20/M25/M40 family metallo-hydrolase, with protein sequence MRKLLIVVMLVVLSVSCQWGCKQAPVTQPLDKQPANITGLDQLKKDMSFLCGDELAGRKAGSMENLKVALYIAGEFHKIGLETLKPQVATEITPAVYLQTFDVKEKTLQNVVGCIWGSSKKEEAVIIGAHYDHLGMDEKTNQIYYGADDNASGVVALLGVARQLHAMLEAPKRTIIFIAFDGEESTESGGMLGSSNYVKNPLWDLQKTRFMLNLDTIGRMTDKLYVFGGKTIPSLKDVLDKANRETKLNLAYEEISSGSDQVAFWMARVPAYFFFSGANQDYHRPSDTSEKINYEGLEKITGLAGRFIMDIANLPEIEAFKEMPKIAMPSGKPRPYIGTQPGFDSKVKGVLIKGVNPGSPAEKSGLREGDVIIRIDGAEIKEIGDYQKVLMEKKVGDTIKMVVLRDGKETEISVTLEERK